From Mauremys mutica isolate MM-2020 ecotype Southern chromosome 15, ASM2049712v1, whole genome shotgun sequence, one genomic window encodes:
- the LOC123349835 gene encoding ceramide kinase-like, with product MGDPFHRSLLRTPRGRFRVSLPPGGEFLLGTPEPLSRPGAAGQSFCIPITEMVGVQLGGSGSSLTVEGNQFTVFFVQREKRQRWSLGSLEFTVTPGSGLAPRWVDALQRSIQLHGVTRPRKLLVFVNPGGGRCRAGEIYRDRVAGLFALAGIQTEVIETQRPHEARELILQRDLGDLDGLVCVGGDGTFNELMHALISRTQRKAGIPEDNPTAPLLPPRLRIGIIPAGSTDCICFATVGTNDPVTSALHIIIGDSQPLDVCSVHHHERLLRYAVSLVGYGFYGDVVSDSERHRWMGPMRYDFSGFKAVLCNRSYEGTVEFLTVGGTEANPRDQTRCRAGCLVCSESSHQLLGDSKEKLPQQEGTGAAASEWQREQGRFLAINLTCMSSACPKSPDGLSPSAHLADGTADLILVRECSALGFLRHLSRHMDHRDQFDLPFVSVHRVRALRFTPKQLEDSEEGEQPGHRGWKGLLGGLCCGEQPLSSWSCDGETLPHADISVRVHRQLIHLFARGIEQGMGLL from the exons GCCAAAGCTTCTGCATCCCTATCACCGAGATGGTCGGGGTGCAGCTGGGCGGGTCTGGTTCGTCCCTCACAGTGGAGGGAAACCAATTCACAG TTTTCTTCGTGCAGCGGGAGAAGCGTCAgcgctggagcctgggctccctggAGTTCACTGTGACCCCcggctcagggctggctccacgcTGGGTCGATGCCCTGCAGCGTAGCATCCAGCTGCATG GTGTGACACGCCCCAGGAAGCTGCTGGTCTTCGTGaaccctgggggggggcggtgccgcGCAGGTGAGATTTACCGGGACCGGGTGGCTGGGCTCTTTGCCCTGGCGGGGATCCAGACGGAGGTCATAG agACCCAGCGACCCCACGAGGCCCGAGAGCTCATCCTGCAGCGAGACCTGGGCGACCTGGATGG GCTGGTTTGCGTCGGAGGTGATGGGACATTTAACGAGCTTATGCATGCACTCATCTCCCGGACGCAGAGGAAGGCTGGGATTCCCGAAGACAACCCTacggccccgctcctgcccccccggCTCCGCATCGGCATCATTCCTGCAG GCTCCACGGACTGCATCTGCTTCGCCACGGTGGGGACCAACGACCCCGTCACCTCCGCCCTGCACATCATCATCG GGGACAGCCAGCCCCTGGACGTGTGCAGTGTCCACCACCACGAGCGGCTGCTGCGGTACGCGGTCTCGCTGGTGGGCTACGGCTTCTATGGGGACGTGGTGAGCGACAGCGAGCGGCACCGCTGGATGGGGCCAATGCGCTACGACTTCTCAG GGTTCAAGGCCGTGCTGTGTAACCGCAGCTACGAGGGCACTGTGGAGTTCCTGACGGTGGGGGGCACTGAGGCCAATCCCCGGGACCAGACGCGCTGCAGAGCAGG CTGCCTTGTCTGCTCCGAGTCCAGTCACCAGCTCCTGGGGGACAGCAAGGAGAAGCTGCCGCAGCAGGAAGGCACTGGGGCTGCGG ccagcgAGTGGCAGCGGGAGCAGGGCCGTTTCCTGGCCATTAACTTGACCTGCATGAGCAGTGCCTGCCCCAAGAGCCCTGATGGCCTCTCGCCCAGTGCCCACCTAGCCGACGGCACGGCCGACCTCATCCTGGTGCGCGAGTGCTCAGCCCTGGGCTTCCTGCGTCACCTGAGTCGGCACATGGACCATCGGGAccag TTTGACCTGCCCTTTGTGAGTGTGCACCGGGTACGGGCCCTGCGCTTCACCCCCAAGCAGCTGGAGGACAGCGAGGAGGGGGAGCAGCCCGGCCACAGGGGGTGGAAGGGGCTTCTAGgggggctgtgctgtggggagcagccaCTGAGCTCCTGGAGCTGCGACGGGGAGACTCTGCCCCACGCCGACATCAGTGTCAG GGTGCACAGGCAGCTCATCCACCTGTTTGCCCGGGGCATCGAGCAGGGGATGGGCCTGCTTTAG